The Saccharolobus shibatae B12 genomic interval AGTCTTGACCCATTAACTTAGTTATCTTCTCCATTTCATATTCTAACCATGGATGCATATAAGTGTTAACTCCAGTCACTCTTAATTCCTCATAAGCTATTTCCTTTGCCTTAAGAAAAGCGTCATAGAGGGCTTTGGCTATCCATTTATTTTTCTCATATATATCTCTTCTGATAACTAAAAGGTGCATAATGGGAAATATACCTTCCTCCTTAAAATATTTTAAATCCTCTTCTATATAATTATCAAAAAGCCTCTTAACTTTATCCGTAGTATAGTAAGTAGTGGGAATTTGAGCATGATATAAGGCATCTATCTCCTTTTCAGCTAACATTTCAGATAACACTTTACCTTCGGGTGCTCTAACTATCTTTATATCATTCCTATAGAGCTCAGTGGAGTCTAGTTGTGGAACGTAAATGTAATATTTATTGAGAGATTTTTCTCTCTCCATAGGGCCTAAAACGTAGGTCACTGATTCTACTGGTACTCCATACTTTTCCTCTAAAATTCCTCTAATCCACA includes:
- a CDS encoding substrate-binding domain-containing protein, with translation MSNLTLTIACWGYDKVKPFLTGEVKIQGVDINLKKIWVQEIFRRMLGNKEFDASEMSFSAYINTLFTKDKPFIGIPVFLSRKFRLGYVFINRESSIRSPEDLKGKRVGIPEFRHTASVWIRGILEEKYGVPVESVTYVLGPMEREKSLNKYYIYVPQLDSTELYRNDIKIVRAPEGKVLSEMLAEKEIDALYHAQIPTTYYTTDKVKRLFDNYIEEDLKYFKEEGIFPIMHLLVIRRDIYEKNKWIAKALYDAFLKAKEIAYEELRVTGVNTYMHPWLEYEMEKITKLMGQDYWPYGVKANRKTIEKFIYYMYKQGLIPDKLGVEEIFAPETLDT